A segment of the Salminus brasiliensis chromosome 1, fSalBra1.hap2, whole genome shotgun sequence genome:
tcctttgttgccctggcagtgtgcttgggatcattgtcatgctgacccagccacgtttcatcttcaatgcccttgctgatgtcatgtacacggaccagtcgtcctagtccctttgcagagaaacagccccaaagcatgatgttgccacccccatgcttcacagttggtatggtgttctttggatgcaactcagcattcactctcctccaaacagttctactttgggttcatctgaccataagacattctcccaatactcttccggaacatccaaatgctgtctagcaaacttcagacgcgcccggatatgtactggcttaagcaggggaaaacatctggcactgcaagatctgagtcactggcggcgtagtgtgttacagacggtagcctttgtaacgttggtcccagctttctgcaggtcattcactaggtccccccgtgtggttctggttattttgctcaccgttcttgtgatcattttgaccccatgggctgagatcttgcgtggagcccctgatcgagggagattagcagtggtcttgtaggtctcccattttctgattattgctcccacagtagatttcttcacaccaagctgcttgcctattgcagattcagtcttcccagcctggtgcaggtctacagttttgtttctggtgtccttcgacagctctttggtcttcactatagtggagtttggagtgtgactgtttgaggttgtgggcaggtgtcttttatactgttaacgagttcaaacaggtgccattaatacaggtaatgagtggaggagagagaagcctcttaaagaagaagttacaggtctgtgacagtcagaaatcttgtttgtttgtaggtgaccaaatacttattttccaccattatttgcaaataaattctttaaaaatcagacaatgtgattttcagatttattttatcattttgtctctcatagttgaggtctacctatgatgtcaattacaggcctctctcatctttttaggtgggagaacttgcacaattggtgactgactaaatactttttttccccactgtagataCAATTAATGAAAAACTACTAAGGCTACTAAGAGCTCACAACAGCAATCTGCTTGGTCTTAACGCAGGGGCAATTTTAATTTACAGCTATTTGAATTTggtaaaaaacaatataaaacagaACATAACTAATGGAGGGAAATCTGCAGCCTTTGAGATTTGAAATAaagttataaataaaaatgaagaaatttATTTAGTCATGGAAATATAATCGAGTAAAtgtacacttttaaaataattgCCAGTCAAAAATCAAATCAACTCTTGTTACACTTTTTaaatatcaagtcaagtcaagtcaagtgggtttattgtcatttcaactacatacagagtacacagtgaaacgaaacaacgttcctccaggaccatggtgcaacatagacagtgcatacaagacacaagtgcaacacaaacaaacaagtgtggacagacaacacaacacagtacagacagaggataataaataatgacggtagtgtgcaagttgtgcaatgtgcaataaatagagtccagtgaggtagtaaagttattagtgcaaatgcttgtgcaaaaaatgcttcccatgttatctggggtaaatggttggaaagagagagagagtgtacatgtaccagaaagattatattatataaattatataaatgataaattatagaattattataaattatataaattatagaaatataaattgtcatttaaatatgtatgtgATATTGTTTGGACCAAAATAACCTCATATGAGATTTTACAAGCCTACttgcaaccctgttattttgcctctaaCATGAAGCAGGCTGATCTTGCTTCTATGGTGAGCTTATGACACAAAGAATAAGCTTTTGACTGGTTTAAAAAAACTGTTGCATTTTTTGGTAGTGGGTTGGGTGTATGCAAAGTTTAGTGGCATCCATACAGTAAGAGTCAagaaaactgttttaaactTTTACATACATGGGTTTGTCTTGAGAACTGAACAGTGTCTGATGTTCACAGTATTTCACTTCCATGTAACTTACAACAGACCTATGCacttatgtatgtattataGGTGGAGTATATATGCCCCAGGATTACCTCACATTGTGCTTGCTGAGAGTCCCACTGAGCTGCCACCTGAGGTCAGATTCTCTTTTACCAAAGACAAGGAATACCGGTTTAGCTTGGGGGCAGTGTAAGTCTTctgtatttaaatattacataattGTGAGATTTTCATACTGATGACTTCATTAATCATAATATGTTGATTCCCAGGTTCATGAAGCTGAAACTCGAAAGCCCGGCCAAGGACACATGGGATAGCATTGAAGATGTTGGTGGGATCTCCTTTGAAAAGACAAAGACTTATGGTATTTCCTCTTCTAACTTCACCAGTGACATGTTAATAGATATCttctttttgtattatatttatctgTCCATGTTCTTGCAGAATATGTGCAGAAGAACTGGAAGAAGGATGACTTCTTTGGATACCAGTTTCTGAATGGTGTGAATCCAATGATGATCAAGCGCTGCTCAGAGATACCTGAGAATTTCCCTGTCACAAATGACATGGTCAAAAGTTCTTTACCAAAGACGGGCACATTAGAAAAGGAAATTGAGgtaattattagtaatattattaatattaagatgGCCTTTcacaaacaagtgtttgtcattTAATTGTCATGACTCATActcaaatattatttttctttttttaatattacatttaaatgtattcactatttattattattattattattattattattaataatattattattattattattattattattatttaagtattaaatCTCATTTCTTTATTCAATCAGAAGGGAAACATCTTCTTGTGTGACTACAAGAGATTGAGCGGTCTTCAGGGAAATGAGATCAACAAGAAAAAGCAGTATCTGGCTGCTCCACTCTGCCTGCTTTTCAGCACTCCTCAGGGCAAACTGATACCAATTGCCATCCAGGTAATGGCAGTAAACATTCAATCATTATTTCAAAGAATCAATATTCCAGTTTTAAATTTGTAGTTTACTTGTCTAATGGTACAGTATTGTTCCATTTTTTTGTAGTGTTTAATTAGGCCTGAGAATTTATTTTTGACCCATAATGTGTTTTTGTTGCTCATACAGTTAAACCAGGAGCCTGGAGCAAGGAATCCCATCTTTCTGCCCTCCGACTCTCAGACTGATTGGTTGTTGGCAAAGATCTTTGTGAGAAATGCTGAGTTTAATGAACATGAGCTGAACTTTCATCTGTTGCAAACTCACCTGCTGGGGGAAGTCTTCACTGTGGCAATGATGCGCAACCTGCCTTCATGTCATCCTCTTTTTAAGGTAACTAATTTTCTCCATGTTTGTccttataaaaatatatatattctttttggAAACATGCTAAAAAACATGCTGAAGGCCCTTATGTCACCATAAAACAGTTTCTCTGTGCTTTCCTGTTTGTGTAGAAGCATGAATCTCAGATCTAAAATGGAgtgcatttctgtctttgttACATGGTTTTGGTCAAACAACTTATTAGAGTGGTTTGACCAAAAAAACTAATTTTCAGCATAGATATAAAATCTCTTTGGTTGAGGGAAGTGGGTAAACCTGCAGTGGGCAGTGACAGTTGGTTCTATGAAATGACACAAAGAATACGATAGAGTAAATCACTTTATTATAAcctctctttatttttaagctcCTGGTACCCCATACTCGCTACAATCTCCAAATCAACATCATGGCCAGAATGCGGCTGGTTTCTGTAAATGGCATTTTTTCTCAGGTGatcaactttattttaatagatttttaATGATATCAGTAAAATGCAGAAGTCGTGTACTATCAATTTAAAGtgacaaaaaaatgtttttgaaagATTACTTCTTTATATGATGATTCATTTAGCTTTTTTCTGCCATGTAGTTTACAGCCATAGGCAACGAATCTATGACCACATTTATGAAAAGAGCAGCCTCTTCTCTGACGTACAGCTCCCTCTGTCTGCCAGACAACATCAAGGAGAGGGGTGTGGAGAAGATTCCCAATTACTACTACAGAGATGACGGTCTGGCTCTGTGGGATATCATTTTCAAGTACGCTAGCAAGAAAAATATTTAGATCTTCATCCTAATTGCTTGTTTAATGCTTAATATTATTGGTCATTGTGTTCCTGATAGTGGATTTTTCAGTCTTTTCCATAAACCTTTTACTGAGAGTGACAGGCAAGTTTGTAGTGTTTTCATATAAAAGCAGTGTTTAATTAATTCCTCCACACCTGTTCAGTGGTAATGTTAATCATAAACATTTATGCAATGTTTACAGTGATAAATAAGTCATTCCAAGGAATCATGTGGATTTCATTAGTTTTTAATGGTGTCATGCTGGTGTGTGTTGTAAGGTTTTATTGTTTGAGTGTCAAGACCATTTCAAAGTTTAAGCAAAAGGTTTTTCCCACATAAGTCGTTCAGACATTATTCTTCAGGGAATCAAAAGTGGGTCTGTGGCATTGCTAAAACAACCTTTTGTGGCATCTATGCATGTTAAGGGGCCACCGACTCTACTGTTTAATCTTATTTCCACTATTAATAACTTCACACCTGATGTAACTGCATCTACATGACAAGTCATTAACAAGATCTAACAAATCTAAATGAAAGTGACATAATTTCTCACCAATAAGAACATTATTATTTCTAAGAATGAAAACAATCAGGCTTACTGAACTCATTACTGATTCAAGCATGCTGgctagaagaaaaaaaaacagcacatccAACAAAATCAAAAgtatatctttatttttaaatagtcactacactacactactgttttactgtagaaattGCATTGTCGGTTAAAgctttttttcttacattttattccAACTAGTTTTGTGCATGGAATCATGTCATTTTACTACACTGATGAAGCTGTTCAGAATGACAAGGAGCTACAGGCATGGCTCACCGAGATATTAGAAAATGGCTTGCCGGACAACAATGAGGCTGGTATGTTTTTTGTtgtaaattagtttttttgttgttttttgtactCTGAGTTTCAAATCCCATTTAATCCCTTTCCATTTACCTCACTGACAGGATTTCCAAAATCTTTTGGTAATGTTGAAGAGCTGTCTAAGTTTGtcaccatggtgatcttcacagTGTCTGTCCAACATGCTGCAGTCAACAATGGCcaggttttattttattttttcctaaaTTAACTTTTAATGTGTTCATAACAAGTATGACTGATTTGTTACTGTCTCTGCCCTGGAAGTTTGATTTTGGGGGTTGGATGCCCAACTATCCAAGCGCTCTTCGCTGTCCACCCCCGAGCTGTAAAGGAGACACTACAAATGACTGCATTCTCGCGACCCTACCTGATGTCAAAACCACGCTTAAAGAAATGGCAACTTTATATTTGCTGAGTCGAGAGTCCTCTGATCAGGTAAGTCCAGCACTCTAAGTTTGAAAAAGCAGTCCATTATGAAGTTTATTGAATGCTTGCTTACGCTCTTAAAAtaaaaggtgtcaaaagtattacTTTACATAATGCCATAAAAGACAGTTTTAATTCCCTATAAAAACTTTAAGAGGAGAGCACTTAAGGTAACCATTTCTGTAAATGAGAACCTACtagtaatgtaaaggttctaagCCCTGAGATTGGTATACCTTCAcaagtatattatttatataatttggtttatttttattattgtatttcaaTAATCTTTAGGGaagtaaaagtggttcttcagtaaTTCAGTTTTTTATAGTGTACATGAAGAACCTTGGCTTGGGAATGTCAACACCAGTGATTTAAGTGACATATTTTGGTTAAAACATGGATTGTATGCATTGTAAAAATGTACTTCCTTCATGAAGCCTGAGGAAAATTTGCACATTTAAAATGAGCACCTGTCCATAATCACCCAGTGAAATAAAAGTTCTGCTGTACTTTTCAGTATCCACTTGGATATTACCCTGAGGTGTTATTCAGTGAGGAGACACCCCAGCAACTGATGGCACAGTTTGAGAAGGCTCTGCGCATTCTTGAGAAGAAAATTGAAACCAGGAACAAGAAGCTTGATCTTCCATACACATACTTGAATCCAAAAAACGTGGATAATAGTATCGCCATTTAGAGGGATCATCTTGATTAATCATCTAGAATGTGCAAGGCCTAAAGAGGCTGAATTAACAAGAGTTCATTCATAGTAACAATTCTGCAGAATCAGAATATGTTTCAGTTTGTGTACTATTGTACGTTTCACACAGAAAGTACATATTTCTGTCTTctgttcttaaaaataaaggtgcaacaaTTGGATCTTTGTGCGctttcatagaagaaccacttttggttccgtaGAGATCCATGTTGGAAATATAGATGTATGTGTGACGAACCttttaaacatttgaaaaacgtttttaaatgcttaaagaactatttgtggcacctttattattatgtatGCTGCAGAGATCAAAGTCTGCTCTAAGGAAGCATTTTCTTCAGCTAAACACCAAACAATAGGTCACATGACAGATTTTGAAAGGCTTGTTTGATACAGTAAAACATGAGCATGCAACATAATTTTGATAACTAAAGTTATTTAACTGTCAAGTAAGTTAtttgctttagtaattaaacaTATGTGCAGTTCATATTGTTGACACATTATTCTCACTATATAAAGACatcaacatttatttacatatttttatctttttataaGATTATGTGAGATTTATTCTGTCCAATTCTGTCCAATGTTGAAAGGTTTCTCATTTATCTTTGATTTGCTTTGATTGATATACACATGTCTTCATTCACGAATGTGGTTTATTTTACAGTGATTAAAA
Coding sequences within it:
- the LOC140575163 gene encoding polyunsaturated fatty acid lipoxygenase ALOX15B-like — its product is MSKYTIRVFTGEVFGSGTSNRIYINLIGTISNSGHQQLKTLTGFWAGSEQIFTVHCKSDIGDLLLVELEAKSPSYMEFIDDEWFCSKIIVTTPQDVSMLFPCHRWISCNEKLFLRDAVAMLKAKDTAPELLAHRHENLKRRCQNFKWSIYAPGLPHIVLAESPTELPPEVRFSFTKDKEYRFSLGAVFMKLKLESPAKDTWDSIEDVGGISFEKTKTYEYVQKNWKKDDFFGYQFLNGVNPMMIKRCSEIPENFPVTNDMVKSSLPKTGTLEKEIEKGNIFLCDYKRLSGLQGNEINKKKQYLAAPLCLLFSTPQGKLIPIAIQLNQEPGARNPIFLPSDSQTDWLLAKIFVRNAEFNEHELNFHLLQTHLLGEVFTVAMMRNLPSCHPLFKLLVPHTRYNLQINIMARMRLVSVNGIFSQFTAIGNESMTTFMKRAASSLTYSSLCLPDNIKERGVEKIPNYYYRDDGLALWDIIFNFVHGIMSFYYTDEAVQNDKELQAWLTEILENGLPDNNEAGFPKSFGNVEELSKFVTMVIFTVSVQHAAVNNGQFDFGGWMPNYPSALRCPPPSCKGDTTNDCILATLPDVKTTLKEMATLYLLSRESSDQYPLGYYPEVLFSEETPQQLMAQFEKALRILEKKIETRNKKLDLPYTYLNPKNVDNSIAI